One window of Bacillus sp. FJAT-45350 genomic DNA carries:
- the ilvD gene encoding dihydroxy-acid dehydratase, whose protein sequence is MRSDMIKKGIDRAPHRSLLRAAGVKDEDMDKPFIGVCNSYIDIIPGHVHLNKFAEVVKEAIIEAGGIPFEFNTIGVDDGIAMGHIGMRYSLPSREIICDAAETVINAHWFDGVFYIPNCDKITPGMLMAAVRTNVPSVFVSGGPMEAGRTKDGKSLSLASVFEGVGAFASGRMSREELLEIEQSACPTCGSCSGMFTANSMNTIMEMLGVALEGNGTLVATSKDRHNLIKDAAKHLMNLIKNDIKPRDIITKEAIDDAFALDMAMGGSTNTVLHLLAIANEAEIEYDLNRINEVAERVPYLSKISPASDYSMDDVHKAGGVTAIVNELCGIEGAIHPERITITGKTIAENVSHGKITNDEVIRRKDNPYSPVGGLSILFGNIAPDGAVIKVGGVDPSIKTFEGEAIVFESQDEALKGIDEGTVKAGHVVVIRYEGPKGGPGMPEMLAPTSSIMGRGLGKDVALITDGRFSGASRGISIGHISPEAAEGGPIAFVENGDRVLIDLPNRTMNLLVSDEELAKRKENWVEPEPKVKKGYLARYSKLVTSANTGAVMKI, encoded by the coding sequence ATGAGAAGCGATATGATTAAAAAAGGGATTGACAGAGCCCCGCATCGTAGTTTACTTCGTGCCGCGGGTGTAAAAGACGAGGATATGGATAAACCATTCATTGGTGTATGTAACTCCTATATTGATATTATTCCCGGTCATGTACATTTGAATAAATTTGCTGAAGTTGTTAAAGAAGCAATTATTGAAGCAGGTGGAATTCCGTTTGAGTTCAATACAATCGGTGTTGATGATGGTATCGCGATGGGGCATATCGGAATGCGTTATTCCCTTCCAAGTCGTGAAATAATCTGTGATGCAGCAGAAACTGTAATTAATGCACACTGGTTTGACGGAGTGTTCTATATTCCTAACTGTGACAAGATTACACCAGGAATGTTAATGGCTGCTGTTCGTACAAATGTACCTTCTGTTTTCGTATCAGGAGGCCCGATGGAAGCAGGAAGAACGAAAGATGGTAAAAGTCTATCACTAGCATCTGTGTTTGAAGGTGTTGGAGCATTTGCATCAGGTCGAATGAGTAGAGAAGAGTTACTAGAAATTGAACAATCAGCTTGTCCGACATGTGGTTCTTGTTCTGGAATGTTCACTGCTAACTCAATGAATACAATAATGGAAATGCTAGGAGTGGCTTTAGAAGGTAATGGTACATTAGTTGCTACATCAAAAGATCGCCATAACTTGATTAAAGATGCTGCTAAGCATTTAATGAATTTAATAAAGAATGACATTAAACCTCGTGACATCATCACGAAAGAAGCAATTGATGACGCATTTGCGTTAGATATGGCAATGGGTGGTTCAACTAATACAGTACTTCACTTACTTGCCATTGCAAATGAAGCTGAGATTGAATATGACTTAAATAGAATTAATGAAGTTGCTGAGCGTGTACCTTATTTATCTAAGATTAGTCCAGCATCGGATTATTCAATGGATGACGTTCATAAAGCGGGTGGTGTTACGGCAATTGTTAACGAATTATGTGGTATTGAAGGGGCAATTCACCCTGAAAGAATAACGATTACCGGTAAGACTATCGCTGAAAATGTAAGCCATGGAAAGATAACAAATGATGAAGTTATTCGTCGTAAAGATAATCCATATAGCCCTGTTGGTGGTCTATCAATACTTTTTGGTAACATTGCACCAGATGGAGCTGTAATAAAGGTTGGTGGGGTAGACCCATCAATTAAAACATTCGAAGGTGAAGCAATTGTCTTTGAATCTCAAGATGAAGCTCTTAAAGGAATTGATGAAGGAACAGTAAAAGCAGGTCATGTAGTAGTTATACGCTATGAAGGACCTAAAGGTGGTCCAGGGATGCCTGAGATGCTTGCTCCAACATCTTCTATTATGGGTAGAGGCTTAGGTAAAGATGTTGCGCTAATCACTGATGGCCGCTTCTCAGGTGCTTCAAGAGGGATTTCAATCGGACATATTTCACCAGAAGCAGCAGAAGGTGGTCCAATTGCCTTTGTTGAAAATGGTGACCGTGTTCTAATTGATTTGCCAAATAGAACAATGAACCTATTAGTATCCGATGAAGAATTAGCGAAAAGAAAAGAAAACTGGGTTGAGCCTGAACCAAAAGTTAAGAAAGGCTACCTAGCAAGATATTCAAAACTAGTTACTTCTGCAAATACTGGAGCAGTAATGAAAATCTAA
- the ilvB gene encoding acetolactate synthase large subunit — protein sequence MSGSSMLIKALAKENVDVIFGYPGGAILPTYDEIYKTGIRHILARHEQGAIHAAEGYARVSGKPGVCVVTSGPGATNVVTGIADAMIDSLPLVVITGQVATSVIGTDAFQEADMIGITMPITKHNYQVRSVEDLPRIVKEAFHIATTGRPGPVLIDLPKDISVQTGIFDYDKEIELPGYQPTVKPNKLQIRKVVEAVTQAKKPVILAGAGVLHGHAYDELLKYVEQQEIPVATTLLGIGGFPSEHQLCLGMAGMHGTYTANMALHETDLLINIGARFDDRLTGNLEYFAPNAKVVHIDIDPVEIGKNVETHIPVVGDAKLALSMLFAEAGEQGKHKEWIATLEGMKQEYPLWYSKEGEIIKPQMLIEAIHEVSKGEAIITTDVGQHQMWSAQFYKFNKPNRWVTSGGLGTMGFGFPAAIGAQFAEPESTVISIVGDAGFQMTAQELSILQELNLPVKVIIVNNAALGMVRQWQQLFYDERYSNSLFPIQPNFVKLADAYDIKAMKIEKVEEVHQALEEALAYPGPVVMDFRVARDENVYPMIAPGKGHHEMEGVKP from the coding sequence ATGTCAGGGTCTAGTATGTTAATTAAGGCATTAGCTAAGGAAAATGTTGATGTAATTTTCGGTTATCCGGGAGGAGCTATTTTACCAACCTATGACGAGATTTATAAAACAGGGATTCGCCATATTTTAGCAAGGCATGAGCAAGGTGCTATCCATGCAGCAGAAGGATATGCGAGAGTATCAGGCAAGCCAGGTGTTTGTGTTGTTACATCGGGTCCGGGAGCTACGAACGTAGTAACTGGAATTGCTGATGCGATGATTGATTCTCTTCCTCTAGTAGTTATTACTGGGCAAGTAGCAACATCAGTAATAGGAACAGATGCATTCCAAGAAGCAGACATGATTGGAATTACAATGCCGATAACAAAACATAATTATCAAGTACGTTCAGTTGAAGATTTACCTCGTATTGTAAAAGAGGCATTTCATATTGCGACAACGGGGCGTCCAGGTCCAGTATTAATTGATTTACCCAAAGATATCTCAGTTCAAACTGGAATTTTTGATTACGATAAGGAAATCGAATTACCTGGCTACCAACCAACTGTTAAACCAAACAAATTACAAATACGTAAAGTCGTAGAAGCGGTAACTCAAGCGAAAAAACCAGTGATTTTAGCTGGAGCTGGTGTACTTCATGGTCATGCGTATGACGAATTACTGAAGTACGTTGAGCAGCAAGAAATTCCTGTTGCTACTACTTTATTAGGGATAGGTGGCTTCCCGAGTGAACACCAATTATGTCTAGGTATGGCTGGGATGCATGGTACCTATACAGCTAATATGGCACTTCATGAAACGGATTTACTTATTAACATTGGAGCACGTTTCGATGACCGATTAACAGGGAATTTAGAATACTTTGCTCCTAATGCAAAAGTAGTTCATATAGACATTGACCCTGTAGAAATAGGTAAAAATGTTGAAACACACATTCCGGTTGTAGGGGATGCGAAATTAGCACTTAGCATGCTATTTGCAGAGGCTGGAGAGCAAGGAAAACATAAAGAGTGGATAGCAACTCTTGAAGGAATGAAACAAGAGTATCCTTTATGGTATTCAAAAGAGGGAGAAATAATCAAACCTCAAATGCTAATCGAAGCGATTCATGAAGTGTCAAAAGGTGAAGCAATTATTACAACCGATGTAGGTCAGCATCAAATGTGGTCGGCTCAGTTCTATAAGTTTAATAAACCAAACAGATGGGTTACATCAGGTGGACTTGGTACAATGGGCTTTGGTTTCCCAGCTGCAATTGGAGCACAATTTGCTGAGCCTGAATCCACAGTCATTAGTATCGTAGGTGACGCTGGTTTTCAAATGACAGCTCAAGAGCTATCAATCTTACAAGAACTTAATTTACCGGTAAAAGTTATTATTGTTAACAATGCAGCACTTGGAATGGTTAGACAATGGCAACAACTTTTCTACGATGAGCGTTATTCAAATTCGCTGTTCCCAATTCAACCTAATTTCGTAAAGCTTGCAGATGCTTATGATATTAAGGCAATGAAAATTGAGAAAGTAGAAGAGGTTCACCAAGCTTTAGAAGAAGCGCTTGCTTATCCAGGACCAGTAGTAATGGATTTCCGAGTTGCTCGTGATGAAAATGTGTACCCAATGATTGCTCCTGGTAAAGGTCATCACGAAATGGAGGGAGTAAAACCGTGA
- the ilvN gene encoding acetolactate synthase small subunit, which translates to MKRTITALVNNTSGVLNRITGMFARRNFNIESITVGITENPAISRMTFVVVVDNHRNIEQVLKQLHKQVDVLKVHDITDEPIVARELALVKVNANPQQRGEIAALVNPFRATIIDVGRESITVQVTGDHQKVEAFIDLLQPYGIREIARTGITAFKRGTKKSVIDPNRVTLIN; encoded by the coding sequence GTGAAACGTACAATTACAGCACTTGTAAATAATACATCTGGTGTTTTAAATCGAATCACAGGAATGTTTGCTAGAAGAAATTTTAACATTGAAAGTATTACTGTTGGTATTACTGAAAATCCTGCTATTTCAAGAATGACATTTGTTGTAGTAGTTGATAATCATAGAAATATAGAACAAGTTTTAAAGCAACTTCATAAACAAGTTGATGTATTGAAGGTACATGACATAACTGATGAACCGATTGTTGCTAGGGAATTGGCTTTAGTAAAAGTCAATGCAAATCCTCAACAACGAGGGGAAATTGCAGCGTTGGTTAATCCTTTCCGTGCAACGATCATCGATGTAGGGAGAGAAAGTATTACTGTTCAAGTAACTGGGGATCATCAAAAGGTTGAAGCATTTATTGATTTGTTACAACCATATGGAATTAGGGAAATCGCTCGTACAGGTATAACAGCCTTTAAGCGAGGAACAAAGAAATCGGTTATAGACCCTAACCGTGTTACATTAATTAACTAA
- the ilvC gene encoding ketol-acid reductoisomerase, whose amino-acid sequence MANVYYNGDINEGLLQGKTVAVIGYGSQGHAHSLNLRESGVNVVVGLRPGASWDQAVADGFEVLPVREAAAKGDLIMILLPDEHQPKVYNESIAPELTAGKALVFAHGFNIHFNQIKPPADVDVFLAAPKGPGHLVRRTYTEGAGVPGLIAVYQDATGKAKDLALAYAKQIGSARGGVIETTFQEETETDLFGEQAVLCGGTSALVKAGFETLVEAGYQPEVAYFECLHELKLIVDLMYEGGLEGMRYSISDTAQWGDYVAGPQIVTEDTKKAMKKILTDIQTGKFAKGWILENQANRPEFTAITKAESEHPIEVVGRELREMMPFVKAKSKGVVGSAKN is encoded by the coding sequence ATGGCAAATGTATATTATAACGGAGATATCAACGAAGGTTTATTACAAGGGAAAACAGTAGCAGTAATCGGTTACGGTTCACAAGGTCATGCGCATTCATTAAATTTACGTGAAAGTGGAGTAAACGTAGTAGTTGGATTACGCCCTGGTGCATCTTGGGATCAAGCAGTAGCAGACGGATTTGAAGTACTTCCTGTACGTGAAGCAGCAGCTAAAGGTGACTTAATTATGATCCTACTTCCAGATGAGCACCAACCAAAAGTATATAACGAGTCTATCGCACCTGAATTAACTGCTGGTAAAGCATTAGTATTTGCTCATGGATTTAACATTCATTTTAACCAAATCAAACCACCTGCAGATGTTGACGTATTTTTAGCAGCTCCTAAAGGGCCTGGTCACTTAGTACGCCGTACGTACACTGAAGGTGCTGGAGTACCTGGATTAATCGCTGTATATCAAGATGCTACTGGTAAAGCAAAGGATCTTGCATTAGCTTATGCTAAGCAAATCGGTTCTGCTCGTGGTGGAGTTATTGAAACTACATTCCAAGAAGAAACTGAAACAGACTTATTCGGAGAGCAAGCAGTATTATGTGGAGGAACTTCAGCACTTGTAAAAGCTGGTTTCGAAACTCTTGTAGAAGCTGGGTACCAACCAGAAGTTGCATACTTTGAGTGCTTACATGAGTTAAAGCTAATCGTTGACCTAATGTATGAAGGTGGACTTGAAGGAATGCGTTACTCAATTTCAGATACTGCACAATGGGGCGATTATGTAGCAGGTCCACAAATCGTAACTGAAGATACGAAAAAGGCTATGAAGAAAATTTTAACTGACATTCAAACAGGTAAGTTTGCTAAAGGGTGGATTCTTGAAAACCAAGCAAACCGTCCAGAATTTACTGCTATTACTAAAGCTGAAAGTGAGCACCCAATTGAAGTTGTTGGTCGCGAACTACGTGAAATGATGCCATTTGTAAAAGCCAAATCAAAGGGAGTGGTAGGTAGTGCGAAAAATTAA